CTACTATTCTTAACAGAGGCTATGTTGAGAAAGGAACTATAGAAGGTAAGGAGCGGAAATACGTACAATTACTATTGGAGTCCGATAACATTAAAGTCAAAAATCTTTCAGAAAACGTAGGGTCGGATAAAGGTAAGATGGTGCCAACGGACATCGGCATGATTGTAACGGATTTCTTGGTGGCCAATTTCGCCAATATCTTGGATTACAATTTTACGGCACAGGTAGAGGAAGATTTTGATGAGATTGCTTCAGGCGAAGAGGACTGGAAAAAAATGATGAAAAGCTTCTATAAAGATTTTCACCCTAATGTGTTGGATGTAGAGGAAAATGCGGATCGTGCCAGCGGCGAGCGTATTCTTGGGAAAGACCCTAAGACAGGAAAACAGGTTTCCGTACGTTTGGGGAGATTTGGTCCTATGGTACAAGTGGGTACCGTAGACGATGAGGAGAAGCCCACTTTTGCAAGTCTGTTGCCAGACCAGTCCTTGAATACGATTACCTATGAAGAAGCAATGGACCTTTTTAAACTGCCACGAAAATTAGGGGTTTACGAGGGGGAAGAGGTGGAAGCCAACGTTGGGCGTTTTGGTCCTTATGTGAAATTTGGCAAGAAGTTTATTTCCATGGAGAAAAGTGATGATCCTATGGAAATCGATATGGACCGTGCAGTAGAGTTGATTGTAGCAAAACAAAAGGCAGATGCACCAATAGCGCAGTATGAGGGTAAAGATGTGCAAAAAGGTACAGGTCGTTTTGGTCCTTTTATTAAATGGGACGGAATGTTCATTAACGTTAATAAGAAGTACGATTTTGATAATCTGTCCTACGATGATATCGTAGAGTTGATTGAAGTGAAAAAGCAAAAAGAGATTGATAAAGTTGTACAGAACTGGGAAGAAGAAGGTATTCGTATAGAGAAGGCAAGATGGGGTAGGCACAATATTATTAAAGGAAAAATTAAAGTAGAGCTTGCTAAAACAGTTGATGCAACCAAAATGACATTGAAAGAAGCTTCCGCATTAATAGAAAAAAAGACCCCGAAAAAAAAGGCGAAAGCTAAACCAAAGGCAAAAGCGAAAAAGAAGTAGGTAGTAGTACTATGCAGAAAGTAGATAACAATCAGAAAATAGTAATAGGTAAAAAGAGGATAAGTTTATTTGTGAGTTTAGCACTATTCTCCCTAAACCCTAAACCCTAAACCCTAAACCCTAAACCTCATAATGGCCTTTGATTTTTTAGTTCCTGTAGCAGATAAAGTTTTGGCGCATTGCGAATTGTTACCCCCGCAGGCAATAGGGAGAAATACACACATACATACTGTTAAAGATGGTTTGCCGGTGCTGGCCAATGCTACCGTAGCAATTTTAGGCGTTAGGGAGTCTAGGAACGCATTTGAGAAAAAACTAGAAAAATTAGATGTGTCCGGCATTAGGATGCAGTTCTATAAACTACTACTTGGAAACTGGAACGCCACTTTGGTAGATCTTGGAGATATAGAGGAAGGAGAATCCGTTGAGGATACGTATTTTGTAGTTAAGGAAATAGTAGCGGAACTGTTAGAAGAAAATGTAATTCCTATTATCCTTGGTGCCACACAGGATATCTGTTACCCGGCCTATAGAGCTTTTGACGGAATCAAGGATATGATCAACCTTGTGGCCGTGGATAGCCGTTTTGATTTTGGAATAGAGGACGAGTTAATATCTTCGCATTCCTACATGAGTAAGATTATTACGGACAAGCCCAATAATCTCTTCAATTTTTCCAATATTGGCTACCAAAGCTATTTTAATGCTCAGGAGGAGGTAGATTTAATGGAACGTTTGTTTTTTGATGCCTACAGGTTGGGAGATATAGCAAACAATCTTTCTCTTGCGGAACCGGTACTTAGAAATGCCCATATGGTGGGCATTGATGTCAGGGCCATAAAAGCTAGTGAAATAAGCCTGTCGGCCAATTTTTCTCCCAATGGTTTCACTGGTCGGGAGATTTGT
This genomic window from Maribacter sp. MJ134 contains:
- a CDS encoding formimidoylglutamase, which gives rise to MAFDFLVPVADKVLAHCELLPPQAIGRNTHIHTVKDGLPVLANATVAILGVRESRNAFEKKLEKLDVSGIRMQFYKLLLGNWNATLVDLGDIEEGESVEDTYFVVKEIVAELLEENVIPIILGATQDICYPAYRAFDGIKDMINLVAVDSRFDFGIEDELISSHSYMSKIITDKPNNLFNFSNIGYQSYFNAQEEVDLMERLFFDAYRLGDIANNLSLAEPVLRNAHMVGIDVRAIKASEISLSANFSPNGFTGREICAISRYAGISDKVSLFGIYEMENNVQSQQLIAQIIWYFIEGTTYRIKESPYSKTDDFTKYTVPTDAEELVFFKSHLTERWWVEVPSIFTSHTKANTPALLPCTEEDYLDACDQNIPERWFKAYKKGFN